From the Bdellovibrio reynosensis genome, one window contains:
- a CDS encoding DEAD/DEAH box helicase: MFFAPLTLLNISHLREPDEVVPLGERNAFAEGLNLLEDGAFQTYEKTSGEGEALQLKVTLLDPQLKKNLNVRAFEVEEGGAVHFYCENCKTSAFTPEACRHQWAAFTLVWRGLTLRELGDASLMKELAEDLKGPLFLSSSHQGSNTAPAEKPCELESISLFLEDHPLLGGESLTSLFTESLGQYKLQEVAKEQEALSPLLWNMPEVFRRKLSAYSEHYFNEVNEQNRLVSLVRYNFSDGSQISAKEILRHPLHKSVPRHLLPQAKTQNSLFSQWPLTSQVGNLFVSQNIRELELIMQGLLANIATQVRQGRLPLYIQSKHSREGALLVKNISFDAASEFEWRVEFVEKRELITELKLINSAKRDYTFFDSFAFDPASGTLIVHPWQREWKELETVLNKISPDFGSIHLERGETPTLRVEGEIEAKSLLKHLRARTIPVKITGESVTLEAQLSQTDLNLEETGLFYIAHRARIMGQKDLVRRGWTPRTVLFLRTLSDGLPFLLNSDAKDVASRARGKRDWDLKLLKHLGILQYLFLETLSYHFDGSLTDGRIVDKKDIFPLLQEKLQKLLVSGTGVVLARDMSLSELCSKSVLTHFEEFISKTLESLSSSESFYSEQGEVNLKGVVEREFRLLYEILKYLALSTGGEAFKKSRTSLLSKMWTGDVENDGMLISGMFHLPRSKGEDVNLVHETLEMMQGLLTENFQIFFKGQALQELSDEDFQVDFNLQSNMTQGHFNWFELNPRFFLKGQEIDPQEMGSFGSGGVIEHEGKLYVVPRKQMPSLRRLENFWRKLQKGKKESSQKFGAEKIYHLPRHQVLELLALRSSGYGIRGDEEWKKLCDFYDQLGKSERTIQVPKTIKADLKPYQAEGFQWLQDLYNLKLGALLADDMGLGKTLQTLTFLESLRAKKELRQVLIVVPSSLIFNWQTEVEKFTPEIPLTVFSSKDMDKLGRRLELKEELVVITTYGLLMENEAFLSQYQWQILIFDEAQNLKNITTKRTSSARSLKAQFKICLTGTPMENHYGEFYSLVDLLVPGSLGKIEDFRRQFVNTDIVSREEIEDLKLKIKPLLLRRTKKEILDQLPEKQETKVSIAFEEQQKEIYRDIALAYNQKVQDSLLTQGETAVQLQMLTALLRLRQACSDPANLPNIRYDKVPPKLEALMDSLEEIVSSGESALVFTQFLQTLEHTEKILKAANIPVFVLHGGVPTKQRQKVLSDFNKVEGGAVLVMTLKTGGVGLNLTKASYVFHLEPWWNPSVENQATDRAHRIGQNKAVQVFRYIMHESLEEKIELLKNRKDSKFKSLFATPEKESEIGPGSGALTKEDFDLLLGLK; the protein is encoded by the coding sequence GTGTTTTTTGCGCCTTTGACGCTATTAAATATCTCCCACCTTCGCGAACCCGATGAGGTGGTGCCGTTGGGAGAACGAAACGCTTTTGCGGAAGGATTAAACCTTCTTGAAGATGGCGCATTTCAAACTTACGAGAAGACTTCCGGCGAAGGCGAAGCTTTGCAGCTTAAAGTTACGCTGCTTGATCCCCAACTTAAAAAAAATCTGAATGTTAGAGCTTTTGAAGTGGAAGAGGGCGGAGCTGTTCACTTTTACTGTGAAAATTGCAAGACTTCAGCTTTCACTCCGGAAGCTTGTCGCCACCAGTGGGCAGCATTCACTTTGGTGTGGCGCGGGCTTACTTTGCGTGAGCTTGGTGATGCAAGTTTAATGAAAGAGCTGGCTGAAGATCTGAAAGGGCCGCTCTTTCTTAGTTCCAGTCATCAAGGCAGTAATACGGCTCCCGCTGAAAAGCCTTGCGAACTTGAATCCATCAGTTTGTTTTTAGAAGATCATCCACTTTTGGGTGGGGAGTCTTTGACGTCGCTTTTCACCGAATCTTTAGGGCAATACAAACTTCAAGAAGTTGCAAAAGAGCAGGAAGCCCTTTCGCCACTTTTGTGGAATATGCCTGAGGTGTTTCGCAGAAAACTGTCTGCTTATTCGGAGCACTACTTTAACGAAGTGAATGAACAAAACCGTCTGGTCAGTCTTGTGCGCTATAATTTCAGCGACGGCAGTCAGATCAGCGCGAAAGAAATTCTTCGTCATCCACTTCATAAAAGTGTACCTCGCCACTTATTGCCGCAAGCTAAGACGCAAAACTCATTGTTCTCGCAATGGCCACTGACTTCTCAGGTAGGAAATCTTTTTGTCAGTCAGAATATCCGAGAGCTTGAGCTTATTATGCAAGGTCTGCTTGCAAATATTGCGACCCAAGTTCGCCAAGGTCGTTTGCCACTATATATTCAGTCAAAGCATTCCCGCGAAGGGGCGCTGTTAGTTAAAAACATTTCCTTTGATGCAGCCTCTGAATTTGAATGGCGGGTGGAGTTTGTCGAAAAGCGCGAGCTTATTACCGAGTTAAAACTAATTAACTCTGCCAAGCGTGATTACACTTTCTTTGATTCTTTTGCTTTTGATCCAGCTTCCGGCACTTTGATTGTTCATCCATGGCAGCGTGAATGGAAAGAGCTTGAAACAGTCTTGAATAAGATCTCCCCTGATTTTGGATCGATCCATTTAGAGCGTGGTGAAACACCGACGTTAAGAGTGGAAGGCGAGATTGAAGCGAAATCTTTATTAAAGCATTTACGTGCTCGGACCATCCCGGTGAAAATTACGGGCGAATCAGTGACCCTTGAAGCTCAGTTAAGTCAAACGGACTTGAATCTGGAAGAGACGGGTTTATTCTACATCGCTCATCGTGCGCGTATCATGGGCCAAAAAGATTTGGTCCGCCGAGGATGGACTCCACGCACGGTGTTATTCTTGAGAACTCTTAGCGACGGACTACCATTTCTTTTAAATAGTGACGCTAAAGACGTTGCGTCCCGGGCCCGTGGAAAGCGGGATTGGGATTTAAAATTATTAAAGCACTTGGGTATTCTGCAATACCTTTTCCTAGAAACCCTGTCTTATCATTTTGATGGCTCCCTGACTGATGGCCGCATCGTGGATAAGAAAGATATTTTCCCATTGCTTCAAGAAAAACTGCAAAAGCTTTTAGTCAGTGGCACGGGCGTGGTGTTAGCCCGCGATATGTCTTTAAGTGAACTGTGTTCGAAATCGGTACTCACTCATTTTGAAGAATTCATTTCAAAAACTTTGGAAAGCTTAAGCAGCAGTGAATCGTTTTATTCTGAACAAGGGGAAGTGAATTTAAAAGGCGTTGTCGAGCGTGAATTCAGACTGCTTTATGAGATTTTAAAATACTTGGCGCTATCCACGGGTGGTGAAGCTTTCAAAAAATCCCGCACAAGTCTGCTGTCAAAAATGTGGACCGGGGATGTTGAAAATGACGGGATGTTGATCTCTGGCATGTTCCATTTGCCACGTTCTAAGGGTGAAGACGTCAATCTTGTTCATGAAACCCTAGAGATGATGCAAGGTTTGTTGACGGAAAATTTCCAAATCTTCTTTAAAGGTCAAGCTTTGCAGGAACTCAGTGATGAGGACTTCCAAGTCGACTTCAATTTGCAAAGCAATATGACTCAGGGGCATTTCAACTGGTTTGAGCTCAATCCAAGATTCTTCCTGAAAGGTCAAGAAATTGACCCGCAAGAAATGGGCAGCTTCGGTAGCGGTGGAGTCATTGAACATGAGGGCAAGCTTTACGTCGTTCCTCGTAAACAAATGCCATCGTTACGCCGTTTAGAAAATTTCTGGCGTAAACTGCAAAAAGGAAAAAAGGAAAGCAGTCAAAAATTTGGGGCTGAAAAGATTTATCATCTGCCACGCCACCAAGTTCTTGAACTTTTGGCTTTGCGTTCTTCTGGCTACGGCATCCGTGGTGATGAAGAATGGAAGAAACTTTGTGATTTCTATGATCAGCTTGGAAAATCAGAAAGAACTATTCAAGTTCCAAAGACCATCAAGGCAGACTTAAAGCCCTATCAGGCCGAAGGCTTCCAGTGGCTTCAGGATTTGTATAACTTAAAACTGGGTGCTTTGTTAGCTGATGATATGGGTTTAGGTAAAACCCTTCAAACTTTAACTTTCTTAGAAAGCTTGCGCGCTAAAAAAGAACTTCGTCAGGTTCTTATTGTGGTGCCTTCATCATTAATCTTTAACTGGCAAACGGAAGTGGAAAAATTCACTCCGGAAATTCCTTTAACCGTGTTTTCAAGTAAAGACATGGATAAGCTGGGCCGCCGCTTAGAACTTAAAGAAGAACTTGTAGTGATCACTACCTACGGGTTGCTGATGGAAAATGAAGCCTTCTTGTCACAATACCAGTGGCAGATTCTGATTTTCGATGAAGCGCAAAACCTAAAAAACATTACGACAAAACGCACCAGTTCTGCGCGTTCATTAAAAGCGCAGTTTAAAATCTGTTTAACTGGTACACCGATGGAAAACCATTATGGCGAATTCTATTCACTAGTGGATCTTTTAGTTCCAGGCAGTTTAGGAAAAATCGAAGACTTCCGTCGTCAATTTGTGAATACCGATATCGTAAGCCGTGAAGAAATTGAAGATCTTAAACTTAAGATTAAGCCGTTGCTTTTACGTCGCACGAAAAAAGAAATCTTAGATCAGTTGCCTGAAAAGCAAGAAACGAAAGTCAGTATTGCTTTTGAAGAACAGCAAAAAGAAATTTATCGCGATATTGCCCTGGCTTATAACCAAAAAGTTCAGGACAGTCTTCTGACCCAAGGGGAAACGGCAGTGCAGTTGCAAATGCTAACAGCCTTGTTGCGTCTTCGTCAGGCATGTTCGGATCCCGCGAATCTTCCGAATATTCGTTACGATAAGGTGCCGCCGAAGTTAGAGGCGCTGATGGATTCGTTAGAAGAAATTGTTTCTTCTGGTGAAAGTGCCTTGGTATTTACACAGTTCTTACAAACTTTAGAGCACACCGAAAAAATCCTGAAAGCCGCAAATATCCCTGTCTTTGTTTTGCATGGCGGGGTGCCAACAAAACAGCGTCAAAAAGTTTTATCCGACTTTAATAAAGTGGAAGGTGGCGCTGTTTTAGTTATGACTTTAAAAACGGGCGGGGTCGGTTTGAATTTGACCAAAGCCAGCTACGTATTCCATTTAGAACCGTGGTGGAATCCTTCCGTCGAAAATCAAGCCACCGACCGTGCCCACCGCATTGGTCAGAACAAAGCCGTACAGGTTTTCCGCTACATCATGCATGAATCCTTAGAAGAAAAAATTGAGCTTCTAAAGAATCGCAAAGATTCAAAGTTTAAATCTCTTTTTGCTACCCCAGAAAAGGAATCAGAGATTGGACCGGGCAGTGGAGCTTTAACTAAGGAAGACTTTGATCTTTTGCTTGGATTGAAATGA
- a CDS encoding DUF6789 family protein: MNTILRGIWASVMATGSMTLTLFGYFKKLPFLQKAPLPPALLSEDVVAKTGISKFLNSQKQQQVTMVSHFGYGAAAGVVYAFLAEKIPGSNPLVKGAAFGLAVWAASYYGLIPGLGLASAGARMTKQRNLMMAVSHVVWGSSLAFAEQELRHRGKDMLDGRQHPLRAH, translated from the coding sequence ATGAATACCATCCTTCGCGGAATCTGGGCCAGTGTTATGGCTACAGGTTCGATGACTCTGACCTTGTTTGGATATTTTAAAAAACTTCCATTTTTACAGAAGGCACCACTTCCACCCGCTTTATTAAGTGAAGATGTGGTGGCTAAAACAGGAATTTCAAAATTTCTAAATTCGCAGAAACAACAACAGGTCACAATGGTTTCCCATTTTGGTTATGGGGCTGCGGCCGGAGTTGTCTATGCATTTCTAGCTGAAAAAATTCCTGGTTCCAATCCTTTAGTAAAAGGTGCTGCGTTTGGTTTGGCCGTATGGGCTGCAAGTTATTATGGATTAATTCCAGGCTTGGGACTTGCTTCTGCCGGCGCACGCATGACTAAACAACGAAATTTAATGATGGCTGTGAGCCACGTCGTATGGGGCTCTAGCCTTGCTTTTGCTGAACAAGAACTTCGCCATCGCGGAAAAGATATGCTGGATGGTCGACAACATCCGCTGCGAGCGCATTAA